The DNA sequence TCCATTCCATCATTGTAGCGTTagccacatttttttttacttaaaaaagtATTGTTTTAAAGTAGCGGGTTGATTTGGAAATTTGATGAGAGCGGATCAAAGATGATTTGGTGCATCTTTCTCCTCATCATACAAGCTCACATCCAATAGGATAACGAAACCTCAAGTATAGAAACCAGATATATGATAATTAACTTCTAGAACCTAGTTTTGGATTAAATATGCAAATTGGTCTCTAATGTTTATAGCGTCTTCTCTAATGTTCTGATCTtattcaattcatttcaatCAAATCATGCTATAAAGAAAAGGTTATGGTTTACGCTGatgaagaattaaaaattgattcaaGGTCTCcattttatgttatttgtttATGCAATGCTCAAAAAttcgttttcttctttccattAATCTCTTCCACTTGGATCTTGCTCATTCCAAACTCTTGTTTACTCCAtctcttttccatttcttcttattttgcTTTGTTCAAGTAACAATTAGTGAAAATATGAATAGTATGAGTCAAGGAGGTGCTCAAAGGGGTTGGATTACTCCCTGAACAGCATCATTCCTTGAGTACTCTATTTGGCCAAGTTTTTGCATCATTAGAATGAATTTGTCCAAATTATATCATTTACTCATTTTCTAACGACACGACACTTTCATTAGAAGGCGTTATAAACCTTAGGCACTAGTTGTTTATGGCTTTCAAAATCACAGCGAGAAGGTAATCTTGGTCGATCGTTATATGCACTTACATGTTCTTTTTTCAGACAAGGTGTGTTCCGTGGCTTAGTCAATCCAGAATTGTGGACATGCAGCAAATTTTGAGGTGCTTAAGCAATTCTTTTGCTACAGTCTTATGTGCCTGAGTTCACCCCGCCACCGGATTGCCCTGTTCGGATGTCGGGACACagcgattttttttttcctgggATAGTAACAGGTTGACCAAACTAGTAATACCCTCTTGTTAATAGtagaaagtaaaaattagTCTGATACATGTTTATGGATATATGTTGAAATATCAcagttctttcttctttctccttcctcataaacattgatttttttctttttctttctgaaGAGAATATCATTGGCTCcaaataaattgtttaaattCAGCATGCTGCTACTGTTAATATTTGTGCTCACCCAGCTTCTGAGTGGTGGTTCTGtattgtttggtttgttttaaGTACAAAGAACAGGTTTATATAATGGATATAAACATAATATGTgtatccatatatatatatatggagtTATACATATTGAACAAGGAAAACTTTTCTAATGAAAGGAACTTAACATTTAAAAGTTGGAAATCATATTGAAATTCATCTTTCCCTTCACCCATTTGAAAATGCTTTAATCAATGAAGATTACAATGAAAGTTGATGAATGAATTAGAATAACACATTAACAATGAAAGttgatgaatgaatgaatgaatgatatTAACAGAGGAGACTTGACATATAATTTAAGACGATGCGGTTCGATAAAGTAAAATGCATGAAATTGGAATGGAGACAATTAAGTTATTGGCTAATTCACAGAGATTCAAGCATCCACCTTGGCTGCAGCCGATGCGTAGCTGACACTGCTGTCTCGCATCGTCTGGCATCGATTGGATTGTTCGTATTGAAGGAATTTGATCTTCATTTTTGTTGAGCTGAGCTTCAACATCTGGTGAAATAGAAGCAATTCATCATCAGATGCAGAGGATGCCAtggaaccaaaaaaatatccctttgcctcaaggttttaaaacgcatatattggagaggtttccacacccttataaggaatatttggttctcctctccaaccaacgtgggatctcataatccaccccccttggggccagcgtcctcgctggcacacggcccggtgtttggctttgataccatttgtaacagcccaagctcaccgcttgCAGATAtcttcctctccaaccaacgtgggatctcataatccacccccttggggccagcgtccttgctggcacacggcccggtgtttggctttgataccatttgtaacagcccaagctcaccgcttgCAGATATCGTcgtctttaggctttcccttcatGTAAAAggtgtttactagggagaggtttccacacccttataaagaatgtttcgttctcctctccaaccaatgtgggatctcataatccaccccctcgaagcccagcgtcctcgttggcgcactgcccggtgtttggctttgataccatatgtaatagcccaagctcactgcttGCAGATATCATcgtctttaggctttcccttcagataaaacacgtttactagggagaggtttccacaaccttataaggaatgtttcgttctcctctcccaccaatgtgggatctcacacttttcttttttttttttccgttttGGAGTGTTTTCAGAAACTTACATGAAGATATATACTGATAGAGTGACGACCACAAATGATGTTGTTATACTCCTGCAGATACATTCTGAATGCTTCAGGATCTCCTGTTTCTATTACATCCATGCCCATGTGATCCAAAGCTTCAATAGATTCGTATATTGCCCCATGTTTCTTGTCGTAATGCATGTAGCTGAACCTATGAGTGCACATCAGATGAAATTCAAACGGTGAATAAGTTCGAAAGCCATTTATGTAAGATTGAAGAATTCAACACTTCATACATTATCCACCACGTAACAACGTAATGGCAAAGAATGCATtgatgaaacaaaaaagaagcaacCCGAACATACCGAGACCCCCAGTGACAAAAGTCCGAGGATACCGAGAAGAAATTCGTTGGATCATCCATATATTTGGCAAGCAGGCGTCCGTACATCGCCTCACTTTGTGCAGAAACAGCACCAACTAAAATAGGTACAACTTTCACTAAATGCCTGCATGATTGCATCTTCATCTATAAGAGAAGGTCTCCAGAATGATACATAATAATCATTAAGTCAAACTAAAATTACCCCTCAAATACTTTCGCAAGATATGGCAAGTGCATTTCCATGCTGTGTTCAGCTTCATCAACAAGCATATCCATCAGTTCAAATTTCCCTGTTGCTTTAAGCTCCTCAATGACTGCCAAAGTGAAAAAGACATGAAGATATTATAGaagaacaattaaaaaaaatcagacaactatttcaaatttcaatggATGCaagtgttgaggattattaggAGTGAGTCCCagattggttaatttagtggaagatcatggatttataagtggggaatactatctccattggtatgaggcattttggggaagcccaaagcaaatccatgagagcttatgctcaaaatggacaatatcataccattgtagagagtcgtgattcctaacatggtatcagagccatgccctaaacttagccatgtcaatagaatcctcaaatatcgaacaaaaaattgtgagcctcgaaggtgtagtcaaaagtgactaaagtgtcgaacaaagggtgtactttgtccgagggctccagagaaaggagtcgagcctcgattaaggggaggctattcaa is a window from the Cucurbita pepo subsp. pepo cultivar mu-cu-16 chromosome LG07, ASM280686v2, whole genome shotgun sequence genome containing:
- the LOC111798948 gene encoding protein MEMO1-like — translated: MENVRRASHAGSWYSRNSKKLAEELDGWLRASGLSKSPDVRGVIAPHAGYSYSGRAAAYAFANIDPTNISRIFLLGPSHHYYTKKCALSTATIYQTPLSDLPIDVEVIEELKATGKFELMDMLVDEAEHSMEMHLPYLAKVFEGHLVKVVPILVGAVSAQSEAMYGRLLAKYMDDPTNFFSVSSDFCHWGSRFSYMHYDKKHGAIYESIEALDHMGMDVIETGDPEAFRMYLQEYNNIICGRHSISIYLHMLKLSSTKMKIKFLQYEQSNRCQTMRDSSVSYASAAAKVDA